CGAGGGTGACATGATAATTACGCAAACCATAGCGGCTTCGGCTTCCGGGGCCGCGGCGGCACAGACGGGACTTCGCATTCCGGGATTTGGCGGCGGAAGCGGAGGAGGAGCATTTCGGAGGTAACATCGGCTAGGTATATATAATGAAAACGGTTTTATTCGCCATAGCGTTCATTGCGGTCGCCGGAACGATTACGGTGGGGGCGTTTCAGGGCCGGAACTTTTAAATTTTTGGAAATCGTTTTGCCATCATCCACATGATCGAGATCAACAACATTTTTAAAACGTATAAGAGCGGGAATGCGGAAGTGAACGCCCTCCAAGATGTTTCTTTTACCATCCGCGACGGGGAATTTGTAGCGATCATGGGGCCTTCGGGGTCGGGCAAATCGACCCTGATGCATATTTTGGGCTGCCTCGATACGCCTACTTCCGGGCGCTACTTACTCGACGGCAAAGATGTATCGAAATTTTCGGAAGATGAACTGGCTGCGATACGCAAAAATAAAATTGGCTTCGTGTTTCAGGCGTTCAACCTTTTGCCGCGGGCCACGGTACTCCGTAACGTGTCTTTGCCGCTGACGTATGCGGGTATTTCGCGCAAGGAACGCAGGGTGCGCGCTATCTCGGCTCTCGCGGCAGCCGGCATGGACAAGGACCACTACAGCCATCTTTCGAACCAGCTCTCGGGAGGACAGATGCAGCGCGTGGCTATTGCGCGCGCTTTGGTAAATAACCCTTCGCTTATTTTGGCGGACGAACCCACGGGCAACCTCGACACGAAAACCGGCGAAATCGTGCTCGGCACGTTTAAAAAACTTAACGATGAGGGGCACACGGTGATTCTTATCACCCACGAGGCCGAGGTGGCGCACCACGCCAAGCGCATCCTGCACATACGGGACGGCGCGATCGCCAAGGCATAATTATGCTGATTCAAGATCTGTTCGAAGAAATATATTGGTCGCTGTCCGGCAACAAAGTCCGTTCGTTTTTGACTATACTGGGCATTGTTATCGGCATTGGCTCGGTAGTGGCGCTAAACGCCATCGGCAAGGGTGCTGAGGCAGGTATTCAGGCGTCCATTCAGTCATCCGGATCGAACCTTATTTTGGTCACGCCCGGCGCGGCGCGGGGCGTGGGTACGCAGGTAAACGCGGGGCGCGGCTCGGCGCAAACACTCACCCAAAAAGACGCGGACGAAATTGCGGCC
The genomic region above belongs to bacterium and contains:
- a CDS encoding ABC transporter ATP-binding protein, giving the protein MIEINNIFKTYKSGNAEVNALQDVSFTIRDGEFVAIMGPSGSGKSTLMHILGCLDTPTSGRYLLDGKDVSKFSEDELAAIRKNKIGFVFQAFNLLPRATVLRNVSLPLTYAGISRKERRVRAISALAAAGMDKDHYSHLSNQLSGGQMQRVAIARALVNNPSLILADEPTGNLDTKTGEIVLGTFKKLNDEGHTVILITHEAEVAHHAKRILHIRDGAIAKA